One genomic window of Luteitalea pratensis includes the following:
- the dapF gene encoding diaminopimelate epimerase, with protein sequence MHFWKAHAYGNDFLYAALADVVSGDLAELARHMCARTTGIGADGLILFERRPGGARMRLHNADGSIAEVSGNGVRGLAALLAHQQPSPVGTAFDIDTDAGTKHLALVSRDEQGRPVFRAAMGRPERLAQQDVPLGDETLPLATLWMGNPQAVWLVETLDTREMLRVGAALQQHPAFPDAVNLELAHVVSPGEVEILIYERGVGPTHSSGTGSCAAAVAAAAYGGAARVVDVVAPGGRQHVEWLDDGVYLTGWAEVLCQGTWLA encoded by the coding sequence ATGCACTTCTGGAAAGCCCACGCGTACGGCAACGATTTCCTGTACGCAGCCTTGGCCGACGTCGTCAGCGGCGATCTCGCCGAGCTCGCTAGACACATGTGCGCCCGCACGACCGGAATCGGCGCTGACGGCCTGATCCTCTTCGAGAGGCGCCCTGGCGGCGCACGCATGCGTCTTCACAACGCTGACGGGTCTATTGCCGAGGTTTCCGGCAACGGCGTTCGTGGTCTCGCGGCGCTCTTGGCGCACCAGCAGCCATCGCCGGTCGGCACCGCCTTCGACATCGACACCGACGCCGGCACCAAACATCTGGCCCTGGTATCGCGCGACGAGCAGGGACGGCCCGTCTTCCGCGCCGCCATGGGACGCCCCGAACGCCTCGCGCAACAGGACGTCCCACTCGGTGACGAGACGCTGCCGCTGGCGACGCTCTGGATGGGCAACCCACAGGCCGTCTGGCTGGTGGAGACTCTCGACACGCGAGAGATGCTCCGTGTCGGTGCGGCCCTGCAACAACATCCGGCATTTCCCGACGCGGTCAACCTCGAGCTGGCGCACGTCGTGTCGCCTGGCGAGGTCGAGATCCTGATCTACGAACGGGGCGTCGGTCCCACGCACTCCTCGGGCACCGGCTCCTGCGCCGCGGCCGTCGCGGCCGCCGCGTATGGTGGCGCTGCGCGCGTCGTCGACGTGGTCGCTCCGGGAGGCCGTCAGCACGTCGAATGGCTCGACGATGGGGTGTACTTGACGGGGTGGGCGGAGGTCCTGTGTCAAGGGACCTGGCTGGCGTGA
- a CDS encoding SLC13 family permease, with amino-acid sequence MRTLDEASRAVESYSPAEEAFNRKRRTWGLFLGPLIFGLMWLAPLPVPGPAHRLAAILAMVVVLWISEALPMAVTAMLGPILAVVFRVAPARGALAPFADPIIFLFIGSFILAEAMFVHGLDRRIAFTALASRWVGTSGTRILVVYGLVGTCISMWMSNTATTAMMFPIGLSIVAQLRRGSAGQEEALRKFATVMMLITSFGASVGGMATPVGTPPNLIGIGLIERITGTHIGFFRWMAIGVPLVLILFTILATFFVLTSTRGVHVGEAGARIVREELDRLGPMNKAQRNVCVAFGATVLLWTFPGVLAIAGLSNTSLAKAYLTSVPEGVAAMLGAMLLFVLPVHWAARKFTITWEEAARIDWGIVLLYGGGLAMGDLAFSTGLATAMGHGLTSWLPGAGPMLLTTVFTGAAILLSETTSNTASANMVVPVAIAVATASKVDPMLPALGATLGASMGFMMPISTAPNAIVYSSGHVPISAMIRYGIVLDLAGFVVIVALLGLLGPLLF; translated from the coding sequence GTGAGGACGCTCGACGAGGCAAGTCGCGCCGTCGAGAGCTACTCGCCTGCGGAAGAGGCGTTCAATCGCAAGCGCCGCACCTGGGGTCTGTTCCTCGGGCCGCTCATCTTCGGGCTCATGTGGCTGGCGCCGCTGCCTGTGCCTGGCCCGGCCCATCGGCTGGCCGCCATCCTTGCGATGGTCGTCGTGCTCTGGATCAGCGAGGCGCTGCCGATGGCCGTGACCGCGATGCTCGGGCCGATCCTCGCGGTCGTGTTCCGGGTGGCCCCGGCACGGGGGGCGCTCGCGCCGTTCGCCGACCCGATCATCTTCCTGTTCATCGGCAGCTTCATCCTGGCCGAGGCGATGTTCGTGCACGGCTTGGACCGGCGGATCGCGTTCACCGCCCTCGCGTCGCGGTGGGTCGGCACGAGCGGGACGCGGATTCTCGTCGTCTACGGCCTGGTCGGCACCTGCATCTCGATGTGGATGAGCAACACCGCGACCACCGCGATGATGTTTCCGATCGGGTTGTCGATCGTCGCGCAGTTGCGCAGGGGATCGGCGGGGCAGGAGGAAGCACTGCGCAAGTTCGCGACGGTGATGATGCTCATCACGTCGTTCGGCGCCTCGGTGGGCGGGATGGCAACGCCGGTAGGGACGCCGCCGAACCTGATCGGCATCGGACTCATCGAGCGCATCACCGGCACGCACATCGGCTTCTTCCGCTGGATGGCCATCGGCGTGCCGCTGGTCCTGATCCTTTTCACCATCCTCGCCACGTTCTTCGTGCTGACCAGTACCCGCGGGGTACACGTCGGGGAGGCAGGCGCCCGCATCGTGCGCGAGGAACTCGATCGTCTCGGCCCCATGAACAAGGCGCAACGGAACGTCTGCGTCGCGTTCGGCGCGACGGTGCTGCTGTGGACGTTTCCCGGCGTGCTCGCCATCGCCGGCCTGTCGAACACGAGTCTCGCGAAGGCCTACCTGACCTCGGTGCCCGAAGGCGTGGCGGCGATGCTGGGGGCGATGCTGCTGTTCGTACTGCCGGTGCACTGGGCGGCCCGCAAGTTCACTATCACGTGGGAGGAAGCGGCACGGATCGACTGGGGCATCGTGCTGCTGTACGGCGGCGGGCTGGCGATGGGCGACCTGGCCTTCTCGACCGGCCTGGCGACGGCGATGGGCCATGGACTGACGTCGTGGCTGCCGGGCGCTGGGCCGATGCTGTTGACCACGGTCTTCACCGGTGCCGCCATCCTGCTCTCGGAGACGACATCGAACACCGCTTCGGCCAACATGGTGGTGCCGGTGGCCATTGCCGTGGCCACCGCGTCGAAGGTCGATCCGATGCTGCCGGCCCTTGGCGCCACCCTCGGCGCGTCGATGGGCTTCATGATGCCCATCTCCACCGCCCCTAACGCCATCGTCTACAGCAGCGGCCATGTGCCGATCAGCGCCATGATCCGCTACGGCATCGTCCTCGACCTCGCCGGGTTCGTGGTGATCGTCGCGCTGCTCGGCCTGCTCGGCCCGCTGCTGTTCTGA
- a CDS encoding DUF4398 domain-containing protein, protein MSDRPGTVRTVLRAACAALVLAALSGCATPPQKEMDQAEGAIATARAAGAAQYAAAEFAAAETALQRSREAAAQRDFRQSLNHALDARERAQTAAREAADKKAVARGLAERVITAGELALATAQQRLGAEVATPLPTSRRTAPHAAAFQALQAVAASANEALQEARSQLQEQRFDDARTTAAPVQAQILAATRTFDATKAGSPPARSARRAR, encoded by the coding sequence ATGTCCGATCGTCCCGGCACGGTGCGTACCGTGCTGCGTGCCGCCTGCGCGGCCCTCGTCCTGGCCGCCCTCTCGGGGTGCGCCACGCCGCCACAGAAGGAAATGGATCAGGCCGAAGGCGCCATCGCCACGGCCCGCGCCGCCGGCGCCGCCCAGTACGCCGCCGCGGAATTCGCTGCCGCCGAGACCGCGCTGCAGCGATCCCGCGAAGCGGCCGCCCAGCGCGACTTCCGGCAGTCCCTCAATCACGCGCTCGACGCCCGGGAGCGCGCGCAGACCGCGGCCCGCGAAGCAGCCGACAAGAAGGCTGTTGCCCGCGGCCTGGCCGAGCGCGTCATCACCGCGGGAGAACTGGCGCTGGCCACGGCGCAACAGCGCCTGGGCGCAGAAGTCGCCACACCGCTTCCGACCAGCCGCCGGACGGCTCCACACGCCGCCGCTTTCCAGGCGCTGCAGGCGGTCGCCGCCTCCGCCAACGAAGCGTTGCAAGAAGCACGCTCACAGCTGCAGGAGCAGCGCTTCGACGACGCGCGGACGACAGCGGCGCCGGTGCAGGCGCAGATTCTGGCGGCGACACGGACGTTCGATGCGACGAAGGCCGGCTCCCCGCCTGCCCGCAGCGCGCGCCGGGCTCGCTGA
- the radC gene encoding RadC family protein: protein MIGLAPQDRPREKLAEQGKAALGDNELLAVLLGHGAAGITALDLANRLLADLGGLRGLARVSPVELSRRRGVGPATASRLVAAIELGRRSVVRAGPARLQIAAAVDAARYLLPRFGTAEVEQGGVLLLDARHRVLHARVLTRGTADATPMHPRDVFREAALAGAAALVLFHNHPSGDPLPSTEDLQLTKRMIEAGELMGITVVDHVILGDTSYCSLRDLGKLTR from the coding sequence ATGATTGGGCTCGCACCACAGGATCGGCCGCGCGAGAAACTCGCCGAACAGGGCAAGGCCGCGCTCGGGGACAACGAACTGCTCGCCGTGCTTCTCGGGCATGGCGCGGCCGGCATCACGGCGCTGGATCTCGCAAATCGGCTGCTCGCCGATCTCGGAGGCTTGCGGGGGCTCGCGCGCGTGTCGCCGGTGGAATTGTCGCGGCGACGTGGGGTGGGCCCGGCCACCGCCAGTCGACTGGTGGCGGCGATCGAACTCGGACGCCGCAGCGTCGTCCGGGCGGGCCCGGCGAGGCTGCAGATCGCGGCGGCGGTGGATGCCGCGCGTTACCTGCTGCCGCGATTCGGCACGGCCGAGGTGGAGCAGGGCGGCGTGCTCCTGCTCGACGCGCGACACCGGGTGCTGCATGCCCGGGTGTTGACCCGTGGGACGGCGGACGCCACGCCGATGCACCCGCGCGACGTGTTCCGCGAGGCGGCGCTGGCTGGCGCCGCGGCGCTCGTGTTGTTCCACAACCATCCGTCGGGCGACCCGCTGCCGAGTACGGAGGACCTGCAGTTGACCAAGCGGATGATCGAGGCCGGCGAACTGATGGGGATCACGGTCGTGGACCACGTGATCCTGGGCGACACGAGCTACTGCAGCCTTCGCGACCTCGGCAAGCTGACCCGCTGA
- the metG gene encoding methionine--tRNA ligase produces MPRFYLTTAIDYVNSRPHLGTAYEKITADVIARFKRLSGVQTHFVMGNDEHSQNVFRRARDLGQDPLAYCDRMEQEFREVWGALDLSFDDFIRTTQPRHKAAVETIVNRIAAAGDLYQADYEGWYCVGCEAFKQEKDLVDGLCPIHRTKPDWIKERNHFFKLSAYRDRLLAHFAEHPEFLQPDVRRNEILRLLEAGLDDISISRAGQSWGIPLPTDPSSVVYVWFDALINYASAVGLGTDPALLDTWWPADLHVIGKDITRFHSVIWPAMLMSAGLPVPRQVFGHGWVHLRGEKMSKSLGTAIDPLEAAQRFGTDALRLFLTKEIPYGADGDFSYERFEERYNTDLANNLGNLVNRVAAMAVRYRRGRLTPTGSPSRLQDLAATTVREYGDAMESYALHQGVASVYRLLDATNEYLAERAPWTLAKDPANDAALDEVLFTAAESLRLATVLLGPVMPASTQAILARLGDHASIAARRLATDGAWHNGDARTVTSGEALWPRAEPRPEPSGTPVVIAIPQEKAGASSVSEDQPSVAPVPAAAPPAGSTAHVPGATPVQVSVPAPVAPAGEDGIITIDDFMKVELRVGKVLAAEAIPKSKKLLKLTVQDGPESERTILAGIAESYAPDAIVGRTIAFVANLAPRPMMGLVSHGMVLAADTDGKAQLISFETPPAPGTRVR; encoded by the coding sequence ATGCCGCGTTTCTACCTCACGACCGCCATCGACTACGTCAACAGCCGTCCGCATCTCGGTACCGCGTACGAGAAGATCACGGCCGACGTGATCGCGCGTTTCAAGCGCCTCAGCGGAGTGCAGACCCATTTCGTGATGGGCAACGACGAGCACTCGCAGAACGTGTTTCGACGCGCTCGCGACCTCGGCCAGGATCCGCTCGCGTATTGCGACCGCATGGAGCAGGAGTTCCGCGAAGTCTGGGGGGCGCTCGACCTGTCGTTCGACGACTTCATCCGGACCACGCAGCCTCGGCACAAGGCCGCTGTCGAGACGATCGTCAATCGCATCGCAGCTGCAGGTGACCTGTACCAGGCAGACTACGAGGGCTGGTACTGCGTGGGCTGTGAGGCCTTCAAGCAGGAGAAGGACCTGGTCGACGGTCTCTGCCCCATCCACCGCACGAAACCGGACTGGATCAAGGAGCGGAACCACTTCTTCAAGCTCTCGGCGTATCGCGATCGCCTGCTCGCGCACTTCGCCGAGCATCCGGAGTTCCTGCAACCCGACGTCCGCCGCAACGAGATCCTGCGTCTGCTCGAAGCAGGCCTCGACGACATCTCGATCAGCCGCGCCGGCCAGTCGTGGGGGATCCCGCTGCCCACCGATCCGTCCAGCGTCGTCTATGTATGGTTCGACGCGCTGATCAACTACGCATCGGCAGTGGGCCTCGGCACCGATCCCGCGCTGTTGGACACGTGGTGGCCGGCGGACCTGCACGTGATCGGCAAGGACATCACACGCTTCCACAGCGTGATCTGGCCGGCGATGCTGATGAGCGCTGGCCTGCCCGTGCCGCGACAGGTCTTCGGCCATGGCTGGGTGCACCTGCGCGGCGAGAAGATGAGCAAGTCGCTCGGTACCGCCATCGATCCGCTGGAGGCCGCGCAGCGCTTCGGCACTGACGCCCTGCGCCTCTTCCTGACGAAGGAAATTCCGTACGGTGCCGACGGGGACTTCAGCTACGAACGGTTCGAAGAGCGGTACAACACGGACCTGGCCAACAACCTCGGCAACCTGGTGAATCGCGTGGCCGCGATGGCGGTCCGCTACCGCCGGGGTCGGCTGACGCCCACTGGATCGCCGTCGCGACTGCAGGATCTGGCGGCGACCACGGTGCGCGAGTACGGCGACGCGATGGAGAGCTATGCCCTCCATCAGGGCGTCGCCTCTGTCTACCGACTGCTCGACGCCACCAACGAGTACCTGGCCGAACGCGCGCCGTGGACCCTGGCAAAGGATCCGGCCAACGACGCGGCCCTGGACGAAGTGCTGTTCACCGCGGCCGAAAGCCTGCGCCTGGCCACAGTCCTCCTGGGTCCCGTGATGCCGGCATCGACGCAGGCGATCCTTGCGCGCCTCGGCGACCACGCATCGATTGCTGCGCGCCGCCTCGCCACTGACGGCGCATGGCACAACGGCGATGCGCGCACCGTGACCAGTGGGGAGGCGCTGTGGCCGCGCGCCGAGCCACGCCCCGAACCATCCGGGACGCCCGTCGTAATCGCCATCCCCCAGGAAAAGGCAGGAGCATCGTCCGTGTCCGAAGATCAGCCGTCAGTCGCCCCCGTTCCCGCCGCCGCGCCTCCGGCCGGCAGCACCGCGCACGTGCCCGGCGCCACCCCGGTACAGGTCTCGGTGCCGGCACCCGTCGCACCGGCCGGTGAAGACGGCATCATCACCATCGACGATTTCATGAAGGTCGAACTCCGCGTCGGCAAGGTCCTGGCCGCCGAGGCGATCCCGAAGTCGAAGAAGCTGCTGAAGCTGACGGTGCAGGACGGGCCCGAGTCCGAGCGCACGATCCTCGCGGGTATCGCCGAGTCCTACGCGCCTGACGCCATCGTGGGCCGCACGATCGCGTTCGTCGCCAACCTCGCGCCGCGTCCGATGATGGGCCTGGTGTCGCACGGGATGGTCCTGGCCGCCGACACCGACGGCAAGGCTCAGTTGATCAGTTTCGAGACGCCGCCTGCGCCGGGCACTCGTGTCAGGTAG
- a CDS encoding TatD family hydrolase, translated as MLIDTHCHIAGDEFVDDLAQVVSRAQDAGVDQAICILDATARVELDRVATVRAAWPSVRFVAGVHPHHAGAVALDELGRVVSSALEASSAIAVGEIGLDYHYDFAPRTVQREVFGRQVAMAVQRGLPVVIHTREADADTLEVLDAAGTGRARGVFHCFTGDQALADAAVARGFHVSFSGIVTFPRAEALRAVAATIPPDRWLVETDSPYLSPAPGRGGRNEPARVVRVLETMASVRGLPVAEAAAQALANAAAVFGDVGPNR; from the coding sequence ATGCTGATTGACACCCACTGCCACATTGCCGGCGACGAGTTCGTCGACGATCTCGCGCAGGTCGTGTCCCGTGCGCAGGACGCGGGCGTCGACCAGGCGATCTGCATTCTCGATGCGACCGCTCGCGTCGAGCTCGACAGGGTCGCCACGGTGCGGGCGGCGTGGCCGTCGGTCCGCTTCGTGGCCGGCGTGCATCCTCATCACGCCGGCGCGGTGGCACTCGACGAACTCGGGCGCGTTGTGTCGTCCGCCCTCGAGGCCTCATCCGCGATCGCCGTGGGGGAAATCGGTCTCGATTACCACTATGACTTCGCGCCGCGCACGGTGCAGCGCGAGGTCTTCGGCCGGCAAGTGGCCATGGCCGTGCAACGAGGCCTTCCAGTGGTGATCCACACTCGGGAGGCCGATGCCGATACGCTCGAGGTGCTCGACGCGGCAGGAACCGGGCGGGCGCGCGGCGTCTTCCACTGCTTCACGGGGGATCAGGCGCTGGCCGACGCGGCCGTTGCGCGTGGGTTCCACGTGTCGTTCTCAGGCATCGTGACATTTCCGCGCGCCGAGGCACTGCGCGCGGTGGCGGCCACGATCCCGCCGGACCGCTGGTTGGTAGAGACAGACAGCCCGTACCTGTCGCCGGCCCCCGGGCGTGGCGGACGAAACGAACCGGCGCGGGTGGTGCGCGTCCTTGAAACAATGGCCAGCGTGCGAGGGTTACCCGTAGCAGAGGCGGCCGCGCAAGCCCTCGCCAACGCGGCGGCCGTGTTCGGCGACGTCGGCCCCAACAGGTAG
- a CDS encoding polyprenyl synthetase family protein gives MQPSSSPSDLAQLFEPVREDLERVNQAFLRHIDSRVELIPEIGKYLQNTGGKRVRPAVMLMASRLAGGEAQSDMAVLYASVIEFIHTATLVHDDIIDDSELRRGRLAVHARWGNDVTVLLGDYLYIKSLGMALEYDRIDVLRVLCDITLKMIEGELYQLTKNGDTEITEDEHFDIIRRKTAYLFAGAARIGGMVGTITPAQEQALWDYGFNLGVAFQLVDDLLDYTADQVALGKPVGSDLREGKLTLPIILLRDRVPEQARPIIEQVVRDAEISDEAWRQLLGLLREYDIVPQVTRRAGEYVEQARRQLVSFPESRERDALLGLADYVLARDR, from the coding sequence GTGCAGCCTTCCTCGTCTCCCTCCGATCTAGCGCAGCTGTTCGAGCCCGTCAGGGAAGACCTTGAACGCGTCAACCAGGCCTTCCTGCGGCACATCGACTCGCGCGTCGAGCTGATTCCGGAGATCGGCAAGTACCTGCAGAACACCGGCGGCAAACGCGTGCGGCCTGCGGTGATGCTGATGGCCAGCCGGCTCGCGGGTGGCGAGGCGCAGAGCGACATGGCCGTCCTCTACGCCTCGGTCATCGAGTTCATCCACACCGCGACGCTCGTTCACGACGACATCATCGACGACTCGGAACTCCGGCGAGGCCGCCTGGCGGTGCATGCCCGGTGGGGCAACGACGTCACGGTCCTGCTTGGTGACTACCTCTACATCAAGTCGCTGGGGATGGCCCTGGAGTACGACCGCATCGACGTCCTGCGCGTGCTGTGCGACATCACGCTCAAGATGATCGAGGGTGAGCTCTATCAGCTCACCAAGAACGGCGACACCGAGATCACCGAAGACGAGCACTTCGACATCATCCGCCGCAAGACCGCGTACCTGTTTGCGGGCGCCGCCCGAATCGGCGGCATGGTGGGCACCATCACGCCAGCCCAGGAGCAGGCGCTCTGGGACTATGGCTTCAATCTCGGTGTCGCATTCCAGCTGGTCGACGACCTGCTGGACTACACGGCCGACCAGGTGGCACTCGGCAAGCCAGTCGGGAGCGATCTGCGCGAAGGCAAGCTGACGCTGCCGATCATCCTCCTGCGCGACCGCGTCCCCGAGCAGGCGCGGCCGATCATCGAGCAGGTCGTGCGCGACGCCGAGATCAGCGACGAAGCCTGGCGGCAGCTGCTCGGCCTCCTGCGCGAGTACGACATCGTCCCGCAGGTCACGCGGCGTGCCGGCGAGTACGTCGAACAAGCCCGACGGCAGCTCGTCTCGTTCCCCGAGAGCCGCGAGCGCGACGCCCTCCTCGGGCTCGCCGACTACGTGCTCGCCCGCGACCGGTAG
- the ligA gene encoding NAD-dependent DNA ligase LigA → MAAPADRIDALRAVIRHHEERYYVHDDPEVSDAEFDALVRELRELEAAHPDLVTADSPTQRVSGRPAEGFETAVHLRPMLSLDNAYSDEELEAFDERVRKGLGTEGPVHYVAELKIDGLSIAITYEDGRFARGVTRGDGVIGEDVSSNVRTIQPIPLRLKNAPDGRLEVRGEIYFPRAAFDRLNGEREAEGAPLFANPRNAAAGTLRNLDPSLVARRGLRAFFYHAVREDNVGSRGDAEAPTDGLPETHASLMESLSSWGLPVEKHWTRCAGIDAVKTFCASWAETRQQLPFDTDGIVIKVDRREERERLGFTSKFPRWATAYKFPAQQATTTLLRIEVQVGRTGAVTPLAVLAPVFLAGSTIQYATLHNEDEIRRKDIRPGDEVLLEKGGDVIPKIVKPILSTRPEGLAPFEMPAQCPVCATALERPEDEVVWRCPNPSCPARLRRSLEHFAGRRAMNIDGLGSALVDKLVALELVRDFADLYRLTVEGLADLKFEAKAREGGDEVEQGSARTPTARRFGEKSATALVTQIDNSRRNELWRLIFGLGIRHVGERGAQALAEAFGTMQAVAAANVDQLQAVSDIGPVVAASVRRFFDTPASTHLIARLEAAGLHMGEPVAEGRGPKPLEGRTIVLTGGLATMTRDEAAERLTVLGAKVAGSVSKKTSLVIAGEDAGSKLARARDLGVPIGDEDTLVHLLATPATWPFDNL, encoded by the coding sequence ATGGCCGCGCCCGCCGACCGCATCGACGCGCTCCGTGCCGTTATCCGGCACCACGAGGAGCGCTACTACGTTCACGACGACCCTGAGGTCTCCGACGCCGAGTTCGACGCGCTCGTGCGCGAGCTGCGCGAGCTCGAGGCGGCGCATCCCGACCTGGTCACGGCTGATTCGCCGACGCAACGCGTCTCGGGGCGGCCTGCCGAGGGCTTCGAGACGGCCGTGCACCTCCGGCCGATGCTCAGTCTCGACAACGCCTATAGCGACGAGGAGCTCGAAGCCTTCGACGAGCGGGTCCGGAAAGGCCTCGGCACGGAAGGGCCGGTTCACTACGTCGCCGAGCTCAAGATCGACGGCCTGAGCATCGCCATCACCTACGAGGACGGCCGCTTCGCCCGCGGCGTCACACGCGGGGACGGAGTGATCGGCGAGGACGTCTCGAGCAACGTCCGCACCATCCAGCCGATCCCCCTGCGCCTCAAGAACGCGCCGGACGGGCGCCTCGAAGTGCGTGGCGAAATCTACTTCCCACGCGCGGCCTTCGATCGCCTCAACGGCGAGCGTGAGGCCGAGGGAGCGCCGCTCTTTGCCAATCCACGCAACGCCGCGGCCGGGACCCTGCGCAACCTCGATCCCTCGCTGGTGGCACGGCGCGGGCTCCGCGCCTTCTTCTATCACGCGGTCCGGGAAGACAACGTCGGGAGTCGGGGAGATGCGGAGGCGCCGACCGACGGACTGCCGGAGACGCACGCTTCGCTGATGGAGTCGCTCTCTTCGTGGGGGCTGCCGGTCGAGAAGCACTGGACGCGCTGCGCCGGCATCGACGCCGTGAAGACGTTCTGCGCCTCCTGGGCCGAGACGCGCCAACAACTGCCATTCGACACCGACGGTATCGTCATCAAGGTGGACCGCCGTGAGGAACGGGAGCGCCTCGGTTTCACGTCGAAGTTCCCGCGCTGGGCCACGGCCTACAAGTTCCCTGCGCAACAGGCCACGACGACACTGCTGCGGATCGAGGTGCAGGTGGGTCGTACCGGGGCCGTGACGCCGCTGGCCGTGCTCGCGCCGGTCTTCCTGGCGGGTTCCACCATCCAGTACGCGACGCTCCACAACGAAGACGAGATCCGGCGCAAGGACATCCGGCCTGGCGATGAAGTGCTGCTCGAGAAGGGCGGCGACGTCATCCCCAAGATCGTCAAGCCGATCCTGTCGACACGACCCGAGGGGCTCGCGCCGTTCGAGATGCCGGCGCAGTGTCCCGTCTGTGCGACGGCGCTCGAGCGGCCCGAGGACGAGGTCGTGTGGCGCTGCCCGAATCCGAGTTGCCCGGCACGCCTGCGGCGCAGCCTCGAGCACTTCGCTGGTCGCCGCGCGATGAACATCGACGGGCTGGGCTCGGCGCTCGTCGACAAGCTGGTCGCCCTCGAACTGGTCCGCGACTTCGCCGATCTCTATCGCCTCACTGTCGAAGGCCTCGCCGATCTGAAGTTCGAGGCGAAGGCCCGGGAGGGTGGTGACGAGGTCGAGCAGGGAAGCGCACGCACGCCGACGGCGAGACGGTTCGGCGAGAAGTCGGCGACCGCGCTCGTCACACAGATCGACAACAGCCGCCGCAACGAACTCTGGCGCCTCATCTTCGGCCTCGGCATCCGCCACGTCGGCGAACGCGGCGCGCAGGCCCTCGCGGAGGCGTTCGGCACGATGCAGGCGGTCGCCGCGGCCAACGTCGACCAGTTACAGGCGGTATCGGACATCGGCCCGGTCGTGGCCGCCTCCGTGCGCCGCTTCTTCGACACGCCGGCGTCGACGCACCTCATCGCGCGTCTCGAAGCCGCGGGCCTGCACATGGGCGAGCCGGTGGCCGAGGGGCGGGGCCCGAAGCCGCTCGAAGGGCGCACGATCGTGCTGACCGGCGGACTGGCGACGATGACCCGCGACGAGGCGGCTGAACGGCTCACGGTGCTGGGCGCCAAGGTCGCCGGGTCGGTCAGCAAGAAGACGTCGCTGGTGATTGCCGGCGAGGATGCTGGCAGCAAGCTCGCCAGGGCACGCGATCTCGGCGTGCCGATTGGCGACGAAGACACCCTCGTGCACCTGCTCGCCACGCCGGCGACCTGGCCCTTCGACAACCTGTAG